The nucleotide window GCACCCAACCGGGTTGGTATCGAAGAGAACATCGAGTTCTGGGGACATTCGTTCGTGGTCGATCCGACCGGAACGCTGCTGGAAGTGGCTTCGCACGACCAGGAAGAGACGTTGATTGTTGAATGCAATCTGGCTCAGATCGACTTCTCTCGCACGCATTGGCCTTTTCTACGCGACCGCCGCATCGACGCCTACAGCGGGCTGACCAAGCGGTTTATTGATGGGGATATCACCACATGATCGAGCGGCAAACGCCAAAAGCAGAAGGGTATCGCTGGCCAGCCGAGTGGGAACCGCACGTCGGCACGCTTCTTTCGTGGCCGCACAATCGGGAGTCGTGGCCGGGCAAGTTCGAGCCGGTGCCAGGCGTCTATAAGAAGCTGGTAACGGCGCTGAGTGAGGTAGAGGACGTCCACATTCTGGCGGCCGCAGGCGAGGTACTGACCCAGGCCGAAGACCTGGTCGGGCATTTGCCGAACGTTTCGATCCACGCCATTCCGACCAACGATGCCTGGGCACGCGACCATGGACCGAGCTTTTTGAAGGCGCCCCAAGGGAAGCCGTGGATGGCGGTCGATTGGAACTACAACGCGTGGGGCGGCAAGTATCCTCCGTGGGATAACGACGACGCCGTGCCGAGCCGCCTGGCCGAGAAACTGGGCTTTGGCCGCTTTCAGCCAGGCATTGTGATGGAAGGGGGCGCGGTCGACGGCAATGGGGCTGGGTTGGTGCTGAGTACCACCGAGTGCCTCCTGAATCCCAACCGCAATCCGCACCTTTCCCAGGCAGAGACCGAGAAGTACCTGTGCGATTATTTGTGCGCCGAGAAGATCTTGTGGCTGCACCGTGGGATCGCCGGGGACGACACCGACGGGCACATTGACGAGCTGGCTCGTTTCGTCAGTAAGAATACCGTTCTGGCCGCCTACGAAGAAGATTCGAGCGACGAGAACTACGAGGCACTGCAAGAGAACTTCCAAGAGCTGCAAAAGCTGACCGATCAAAACGGGCAGCCGTTGGAAGTGGTGCCGCTGTTCATGCCCAAGCCAAAGTATCAAGACGAGCAGCGATTGCCGGCCAGTTACTGTAATTTCTACATCGCTAACGGAATTGTCATCGTGCCGCAATTCGGTGACGACGCCGACGAGAAAGCCTGCGACGCACTCCAACAAGCCTTCCCTGAGCGAAAGATCGTACCGATCGACGCGATCGACCTGGTTTGGGGGCTAGGAGCGTTCCATTGCATCTCGCAGCAGATCATGAAGTGAGAACGAGTAGAAGGAAGCAGCCTACGCCAAGCGGCTGCCGTTGGGGACTGGTTGGTCGGGGACGGCCAGGGTGACGGTGCCGTCCGCGCCTACGAAACCGGTCACGAGGACTTCGCTGCGAATGGGGCCGATTTGTTTCGGAGGAAAGTTCGTGACGGCGATGATTTGCCGTCCGACGAGTTCTTCCCGGTTATACAGCTTGGTGATCTGGGCACTCGATTTTTTGATGCCGATCGGCTCGCCGAAATCGATCTTCAGTTTGTAGGCTGGTCGCCTGGCTTCGGGGAAATCTTCGGCCTCGATGATTGTGCCCACGCGGAGTTCCACCGCTTCAAAATCGTTCCAACTGATCTCTGACATGGGTTAGCCTAAGTAAGGTTCTAGCTTTTTCAGGGTCGATTCTTTACCGAGGGCCAGCTTGCCGAAACCAGGGACGGCACCTGCAGCTTCAGCGGCGGCCTGGGCGTCTTCGTAGTTGGAAAGCAGCATTACCGGTGTCTGGGCAAATTGCTCGTCGGCTTTGATCGTTTTCATCAATTCGATGCCGTCGGCATGATCGCGATCGAGCTTACGGTTAATGACCACCAGGGCGAACGTTTGTTCGCGCAGCATCTTTAAGGTGTCGGCCGGGCCGTGCGATGGGAGGACTTTGGCATCGAAGTTTCGTTCGATTAGCGATTTGAGGCTGCTGTGATCGTAGCCGCAGTTGCCGACATCGAGAACCAGTTTAGGCATGAGCAAGACTTATCAAGTGAGAGAGATGATTTTTAGGCCCAATGGCCACGAGGAACAAAAAAACGCGGGAGAGCATTGCTGCCACTCCCGCGTCTTGTTGGATGTCGCTGGGAACGAGTAGGTTACTCGCCTCCCTCGGTAATTGCGAAGAGGTGAGTCTTGTTGGCGATGTACAAGACACCATTGGCAACGATGGGGGTCGAGTAGACCGAGTTGCCCATGTTGATCTCTTCGATCGGCTCGGCATCAGCTGGATCGGCAGAAAGCTTGAAGATCGCAACGTCACCATCTTCGTCGCCAATGTAGACATGATCGTCGACAATCAGGGCAGAACCCCAAGCTGCGGCGAACATATCGTAGGTCCAGTTCGGCTTGCCGGTCTTGGCATTCAGGCAGTGAAGCAGGCCGCTAAAGTCGGCGATAAAGAGAATATCGTCCTTGATCGTGACGGTGCCGATGCTGCGGTGCATCGTTTCCTCGAAAGCGATTTCGCCGTCGCCATCTTGATCCGCAGTGGAATAGTGCCAGATCACGGCGCTGTTCGGGTTGGGCACGGCGACTTCGCCATCTTTTTCGATCACGGCTTGGATGCGGCGATGTTCTAGCGGCACACGCTGGCTTCCTTCGATCTTCATCGCCAGTTCGGCGCTCACGTCGCCACGTTTGGTGGGATCGAGGCACCAAAGATGACCTTCCCCTTCACCATGTTCGGGGTCTTGGCCGACGGCGACGTAAACGTGGTCGTCGTAGATGACTGGGGTGGCGATGATGTTGTTACGAGTACCGCGACCACCCAGAACCCACTTCGAGGTCTTCGGATTGCCGTCGAACTTCCAAAGCAGTTCTGGCTTGCCGTCTTTGCCTTTGTCGGCCTTGAACGAATAGATCCAGCCGTCACCGCCAGCGAAAATCACTTGCGGCACGCCACCAAGCGTGGCGACAGCCGGGCTCGACCATTGGCCATGCAAAATGTTGGTGCCGGGTGACTTATCGGTCCATAAGATTTCACCACTGTTTTTGTCCATGGCGAAGAAGCTGGGAGCTTCGGTCGAGGGAATCACGATGTGCGATTCATCGACACCATTCGAAGTGTTGACGAACAAGATGTCGCCCAAGGCGGTGATCGAGCAGCTGCACATGTTGTGCTGCGAGGTGCCCAATTCTTTCATCATGTCGAAAACCCAAACAACGTCAGCTTCCTTTTCACCGGTGTATTCCTCTTCGGTGTAAGGTCCGTCGTTTTCGCCGTCGCGGAAACCATTGGTATCGAGGCAGCGAACTTCACCCCGGCTGGTCACAAACCAGAGACGATCTCCTTCAACGTAAGGAGCACAGCAAATGCCTTGTAGCGGCCAGTCGTGAACGCGACCGGTGGGTAGCTTCTCGCTGGAATGTTGCCACAGGAAGTCGCCGGTAGCTTCATCGAAGCAAACTAAGCAGCCGAGGTCGACGTTGGGGGGGTAGCGATCGATGTAGCCGCTACCGTTATTCGTACCGACGAAAATCTTACCGTCGGCTACGACTGGATTACCGTACGATTGGCTGCCCAGCGGAGCAACCCATTTGATGTTTTCGGAATCTTCCTTGAGCCACTCGCCGGTCGACCGATCGAAACCACCGACTTCCCACGTGGTAGGAATATTGGTGGCAGTGGGCGTGTTGTTGCGTTGGGAATCGCCGCCCCATTGCGGCCAATCCTTGGTCGTTTCGGCTTTAGCCGCCGGCTTCGCTTCCGTCTCTTGAGCGTTGGCTCGTTCTTCCGGCAATAGGGCCGCTACTGTCATGCCAAAGCAGGTTGAACCTACGATGGCGAAGTAAGCGAATGTCGATTTCATGGATATATGCTCGTGAACCAAATAGATGAATCAGGGGGGAAAGGGATGTTAGGTGGGGATTCCGTTTAACTATTCGGAGTCACCGTGATATTGTCCAGGAAGATTTCGCCTGTTTTCGCGTTGCCGAACAGGCCAGGGCTGCCGGTCGTATTCGGAACTTCGTCCACAATCTCGACCATCCAGGCTTCCGGCTCGGCTTCGTCTTTCTTCCAGACTTTTGCTTGCGCCAGGGCAGTTCCATCTTCCTGATTGGACACCTTCAGCTTCATGCGAAACCAGACACCAGGCTCGAGCGTGAAGGGGACATCTTGGGCGATGCGCTGCTGGGTGATCCAGCTTAAAGCTCGGGCTTTCGATTCGTTGCCCATCAAGATGAACTCGTAGCCTTGGGCGATCAAACCGATATCGGGCAGTTGACCTTCCAGCTCGTTCCCCATGACGTCGGCTTCGATCGTATAATCGTGCAGATCGCTATGACCCATCCAGGACTGGCTGCGGGTTCCCTTGGGGATCGTGGTGATCTTGACCATGACTTTGTTGCCGTCCACTTCGCGAACAATGTGACGGTAGCGGGCCCCAACCCAAGTAATGGGTGGCTCCCCCTTTTTGGTCTTTTCGTCGATGGTGATCTTCTCGAAATCAAAGCTCCACGGCAGATTGGGCACAATCCGCAAACGGGCTGAACCGGTCAAATCGTCGACCTTGGCGGTGACATAAGCGGGTTGATGAGCGGCGTCTTGGTTGGCGGTCAACTGGCCAGACTTGTCGATGCTGGCTGGACCTTCAACACTGAACTCCGCCGAGTCCGCATCTTTAAGGAACTGGCCTCGCGAGTTGAACAGCTTGACCTGGTAATCGATCTTGTCGCCAGGATAGATCAGCGCTTCGGCAGGAATCACTTGGACGTGAGCTGGCTCGGGATCCTCGGAAACGGGATCTTCCTGCGGTGTTTCAGGCAGGCCGCTGAAACCGGTTTCTTTGCCTTCGGTTCCCACACAGTAGAGAGCACTGGTGGTGGGGAAGTAAAGTTTACCGTGAGCACAGATGGGCGAGGCCAGACCATCGCCATCGGGCAAACGTCCCTTGGTAAGGATCTCGACGTTGCCATCTTCTTTGATACCGAGCACGTAGTAACGACCGTTTTCGGTGATGGTGTAGATCTTGCCGTCGGCGTACAACGGCGAGCCAAACATCTTGGTTCCCAACGCGGTCTTCTTGAACAGCTCTTCGCCGGTGTTCGGGTCGAGAACGAACAATTTGGCGCGGTCGTCAATCACGTACAACTTGTCGTTCACATACAGCGGAGCACTGCGATTGCCGTTCAGTTCAACGACTTTCCACTTCTGGCCGGTGACCGAGATATCGCCTGATTGCGTAGCATCGACCGCCACGACAGCACCCATCGTGTTGTCGACGTCGATGATAATCTTGCCATCTTCTTCGCGTGGGCTCACATTTTCTTCCCCTTGGGCCATGAAGACGGTGTCCCCTTCGATGATCGGGGTGCCGTACAAACCACGAGCTGCGAAAGAGAAGCTCCAGTTGTGTTGGCCGGTGCGGGGCTGAATGCTCCAGATCTTGCCGTCGCCAGCACCGATGATGTACTGCGGAATGCCGTTGACGATCTTAATGCTGGGGGCACTATAGGTGGTGTCGTAAGGAAGGGGAGTCGTTTGAGTGAACCATACCACTTCGCCTGTCTTTTTATTCATGCCCAGAAAGCGGTGAGCTGGTTTGGCCATGTCGCCCCAGCCGATCACGATACCGCTGATGATGACCAGGTCTTCGTAAACGATCGGGAAGTTCGTTCGGCCACCGTAGGTGGTCAGCATGCCAAATTCTTCGTGCATCTTGCGAAGCCAAACCGTCTTACCGGTATCGGCGTCGATACATTGGAAATGGCCAGCAACCCCCAAAGCGAAGACGGTGTTCGTTTCCGGATCGGCAGTTACCGACGACCAGCCAACACGTTCGACCGGCACGTCGGAAAGATAAACGTTGAAGCGGTTTTCCCAGATGGTGTCGCCGGTCTTGGTATCGACACAGACAACACGTTCTCCTTCACGAGGCGTTCCTTGTTCGGCTGCGGCCAGCATGAAGAGCTTGTCGCCCATGACAACCGGTGTGCTGCGCGTGCCCAGGTCGTCGCGAGTCCAAAGTACGTTGCTCCCTTCGCCCCCTTCTGGATTCCAGCTATCTGGCAAACCGGTAGCGCGAGAAATGCCGTTGAACTCAGGGCCGCGCCAATAGAGCCAATCCTGAGGATCGACCTTGCTAGCAGCTTTCGCCGAGGTCGCGGTGGTGGTTGTTTTCGCGGAAGCAACTTCTGCGGCGGGTTCTGCTTTTGGTGGGGCTTGGTTGGCAGAGGTCGTTTCAGCAGCGGGCTTCTCTGGCTGCTCTTCTTTTTGCTCTTCCTTCAATTCTTCCTTAACCGCTTCCTCTTTCTTCATGGCGTCTTCCGGAGTTGGCGTGACCTGAGGGGGTGTCAGGTCTTCGCTATTCGCGGGAGGATCGGTCTTGATATCCAACGCTTCGGTTTTGCCCTGAAGATCGTCCGGGGTGAGTACCGGCGTTAATTCTTCGCTGGGCAATGCCGGAGTGACTTCGGCGTTCTCGACAGCCTTTTCGGTCTTGTCGGCTGGAAGATTGGCCGGGTCTTCTAACGGCTCGGGTGATTTATCGCGAGGAACGGTGGTGTTGAGGGTTGTGTTGTCGGTGGAAGGACGCCCAGTAGGAGGTGGCGTGCATCCAAGTGACGTGACAACGAGAGACAACAACAGCACCAACGTCGCTGAGGCCGCCGTTGGAAAGTGCATGAGAGCGATAGGCCGGAACATAGGTATCTCTAGAAATCGTTGGAGGGTGTAGGCGAAACGCAGCTTCCAGCTTATACCTGTTTAAACGACTATGCAAGGATTCTCCGGTCTGCACAGTTCAGGAAGGGGAGCAGGAAGTTGCGGCTGCTAGCAATCTGGAGGCGAAAAATAGGGGTTCTAAGGCAGGATTTATGGGCAGCCTCCTAGTGAAGCCAGCGGGTGGACTATTCGTCGAACCATTCGTCCGTAGGATCGAACTTGGGGAAAACGATATTCACGATCTTCATTTTGCCAAGTGCCCGATGCCGGGTGCCTGGTCGAATCATGATGCACATTCCAGGATGTACCGGCAGAATCTCGTCGTCTAGCTCCATTTTGGCATCTTCGCCACACTCGAGAAAGAAATATGTCTCGGTAAGTCTTTTGTGGTAGTGAGTTTTGGCATCTGTTGAGATTTCGGTGACGTGGATTGTGCCTGGGTAGTCACTCACATCAGCCAAACCGCGCTTGGCCGTGCCACAAGGGCAGGGCACCCCTGGGATCTGGGCGAAGTCAACGATTTCGTATCCTTGTGCGGGCGGCGTCGAGGGCATGCTTGCTCCGGGTAATTGGGCGGGTCGTGGCTCGTTTTAGGCGGATGAGGCCCCTTTGCTTCTCAAATATTTTACCTGCCACGCGCCGGAGGGGATACCGAGCGAATGCTGTTAAGCTGTAGCGAATAGCATGTATTTTGCGGCCCCAGGTGGTTGAGTTTGATGGTTGTCAGAGGGGTGTTAATCGTCAAGGTTTGCCTGGCTTGCGTGGCAGGTAAACTTCTCGCAAACAGAGAGGTAAACCAAGTAGCTGAAATTGGTTTCGAGTGATCAAGCCTAGCCTCCGAATCCGCCGATACGGACATTCAGACATAACTACACAGGTATGTCGAAAACGGAATTCCCTCTGGCGGATCATGAGGGGCTGCCGAGTTTCGATGGGGAACTTCGGGTCAAGGATTGGCTCGACGAAACTTAGGTAGAGGACTGTGGAGACGATAGAGACCAATTCTCTTTGATTAACCAGGTTCGACTACACGCTCAAACTCCTGAGGTTTGTTGTCCAACCCGCCATATGGACAGCTTTAGGGGTGCGAGCAATCGCGGCGTGGTAGTCGCATACCGTGATTGTTCACGAGAGCGCCGGCCTGGCGACAGAGGATATTGGGATCTGGAGTCCACCACTCAGAAGGAGAAATGACTCGATGAAATGGAACATGCTATTGGCAACGCTGTTGGTCACCTTCGTGTGTAGCCAAGCGACTGCCGGGGGACTTCTGAACCAAATGCTCGGTACCGGGTGTGGTTGTGATACGTCCTGCTGTCAAACACCGAAGTGCTGCACGCCAAAGCCGCGTTGCTGCATGCCGAAACCTTCTTGCTGTGCTCCGGTTGCCGCAACTTGCTGTGCTCCGGAACCGACCTGCTGTGCTCCTGAAGCAACTTGTGCTGCTCCTTCGGCTTGCGACGCTTGTGACACTTGTGCCACCAGCTGCTGCAAGAAGAAGCACTGCACTCCGCTTCGTGACGCTTTGCACAACTTGTTCTCCTGCAAGAAGAGCCACTGCGGATCTTCGTGCGGTTGCGAACCTTCGTGTGCCGCTCCTGAAGCTTCGTGCTGTGCACCAGAAGCAACTTGTGCCGCTCCTGCTGATTGCGGTTGCGAACCAACCTGCGGTGCTCCTTCGTGCGGTTCGTCCTGCCACAAAGGTTGCGGTCTGTTCTCCGGCAAGTGCGGATGCCAAAAGTCCTGCACCCCGCTGAAGGACGCCATCGCTCGCCTGTTCTGCTGCAAGAAGAGCTGCGGAACGAGCTGTGGTTGTGACACCGGCTGCGATGCTGGTTGCGGCGACGGCTGCGGTTGTGGTGCTACCTACTCGGCTCCGGCTGAAGCTGGCGAACCAACCGAAGCTGACATGATGCCACCGGCTCCAGTTCCGGCTGACACCATGACCTACGTTCCAGCTCGTCGTCGTCTGGTTAGCGTTCACTAAACCAAACGAAGACTGCTCGAAATAAAAAAAGCCTGGCTGGGGAAACTCAGCCAGGTTTTTTTATGCGCCGATTGTTTGATTACTGCTTGTCCTTTGGCTTCGGCGTATCGTCTTGGTACTTCTTTCGCAGTTCGTCCAGCTGCTGATGCATCTTGGTTTGCACCTCGGCATAGTCTGGGTGGCCATAAACGCTGTTTAGTTCGTGGGGATCTTCTTTCAAATCAAACAGCTCCCATTCGCCGAGCTGATAGTAGTTGATCAGCTTGTAGCGTCCATCGAATACGCCGTAGTGTCGTGGCACGCTGTGGGCACCAGGGAATTCGTAATAGTGATAATACAACGCCGGTCGCCAGTTTTTGGGGGCATGGCCGTCGCCTTCCAAGATAGGTAGCAGGCTTTCTCCTTGCATCTCGGCCGGGATCTTCACACCGGCAGCCGCCAGCATGGTTTCGGGGAAGTCGATGTTCATGACCAAAGCATCGCTGACAGTGCCAGGTTGGACGTGACCGGGCCAACGCACCAACAACGGTGTGCGGAACGATTCTTCGTACATCCAGCGTTTGTCGAACCAGCCATGTTCGCCGAGATAAAAGCCTTGATCCGAGGTATAGATGACCAGCGTGTTGTCGGTGAGGCCTTCGTCGTCCAGGTAATCGAGTACGCGACCAACATTCTCGTCGACCGA belongs to Bremerella cremea and includes:
- a CDS encoding agmatine deiminase family protein, coding for MIERQTPKAEGYRWPAEWEPHVGTLLSWPHNRESWPGKFEPVPGVYKKLVTALSEVEDVHILAAAGEVLTQAEDLVGHLPNVSIHAIPTNDAWARDHGPSFLKAPQGKPWMAVDWNYNAWGGKYPPWDNDDAVPSRLAEKLGFGRFQPGIVMEGGAVDGNGAGLVLSTTECLLNPNRNPHLSQAETEKYLCDYLCAEKILWLHRGIAGDDTDGHIDELARFVSKNTVLAAYEEDSSDENYEALQENFQELQKLTDQNGQPLEVVPLFMPKPKYQDEQRLPASYCNFYIANGIVIVPQFGDDADEKACDALQQAFPERKIVPIDAIDLVWGLGAFHCISQQIMK
- a CDS encoding tRNA-binding protein, whose amino-acid sequence is MSEISWNDFEAVELRVGTIIEAEDFPEARRPAYKLKIDFGEPIGIKKSSAQITKLYNREELVGRQIIAVTNFPPKQIGPIRSEVLVTGFVGADGTVTLAVPDQPVPNGSRLA
- a CDS encoding response regulator, producing MPKLVLDVGNCGYDHSSLKSLIERNFDAKVLPSHGPADTLKMLREQTFALVVINRKLDRDHADGIELMKTIKADEQFAQTPVMLLSNYEDAQAAAEAAGAVPGFGKLALGKESTLKKLEPYLG
- a CDS encoding PQQ-binding-like beta-propeller repeat protein, which translates into the protein MKSTFAYFAIVGSTCFGMTVAALLPEERANAQETEAKPAAKAETTKDWPQWGGDSQRNNTPTATNIPTTWEVGGFDRSTGEWLKEDSENIKWVAPLGSQSYGNPVVADGKIFVGTNNGSGYIDRYPPNVDLGCLVCFDEATGDFLWQHSSEKLPTGRVHDWPLQGICCAPYVEGDRLWFVTSRGEVRCLDTNGFRDGENDGPYTEEEYTGEKEADVVWVFDMMKELGTSQHNMCSCSITALGDILFVNTSNGVDESHIVIPSTEAPSFFAMDKNSGEILWTDKSPGTNILHGQWSSPAVATLGGVPQVIFAGGDGWIYSFKADKGKDGKPELLWKFDGNPKTSKWVLGGRGTRNNIIATPVIYDDHVYVAVGQDPEHGEGEGHLWCLDPTKRGDVSAELAMKIEGSQRVPLEHRRIQAVIEKDGEVAVPNPNSAVIWHYSTADQDGDGEIAFEETMHRSIGTVTIKDDILFIADFSGLLHCLNAKTGKPNWTYDMFAAAWGSALIVDDHVYIGDEDGDVAIFKLSADPADAEPIEEINMGNSVYSTPIVANGVLYIANKTHLFAITEGGE
- a CDS encoding PQQ-binding-like beta-propeller repeat protein codes for the protein MFRPIALMHFPTAASATLVLLLSLVVTSLGCTPPPTGRPSTDNTTLNTTVPRDKSPEPLEDPANLPADKTEKAVENAEVTPALPSEELTPVLTPDDLQGKTEALDIKTDPPANSEDLTPPQVTPTPEDAMKKEEAVKEELKEEQKEEQPEKPAAETTSANQAPPKAEPAAEVASAKTTTTATSAKAASKVDPQDWLYWRGPEFNGISRATGLPDSWNPEGGEGSNVLWTRDDLGTRSTPVVMGDKLFMLAAAEQGTPREGERVVCVDTKTGDTIWENRFNVYLSDVPVERVGWSSVTADPETNTVFALGVAGHFQCIDADTGKTVWLRKMHEEFGMLTTYGGRTNFPIVYEDLVIISGIVIGWGDMAKPAHRFLGMNKKTGEVVWFTQTTPLPYDTTYSAPSIKIVNGIPQYIIGAGDGKIWSIQPRTGQHNWSFSFAARGLYGTPIIEGDTVFMAQGEENVSPREEDGKIIIDVDNTMGAVVAVDATQSGDISVTGQKWKVVELNGNRSAPLYVNDKLYVIDDRAKLFVLDPNTGEELFKKTALGTKMFGSPLYADGKIYTITENGRYYVLGIKEDGNVEILTKGRLPDGDGLASPICAHGKLYFPTTSALYCVGTEGKETGFSGLPETPQEDPVSEDPEPAHVQVIPAEALIYPGDKIDYQVKLFNSRGQFLKDADSAEFSVEGPASIDKSGQLTANQDAAHQPAYVTAKVDDLTGSARLRIVPNLPWSFDFEKITIDEKTKKGEPPITWVGARYRHIVREVDGNKVMVKITTIPKGTRSQSWMGHSDLHDYTIEADVMGNELEGQLPDIGLIAQGYEFILMGNESKARALSWITQQRIAQDVPFTLEPGVWFRMKLKVSNQEDGTALAQAKVWKKDEAEPEAWMVEIVDEVPNTTGSPGLFGNAKTGEIFLDNITVTPNS
- a CDS encoding cupin domain-containing protein; protein product: MPSTPPAQGYEIVDFAQIPGVPCPCGTAKRGLADVSDYPGTIHVTEISTDAKTHYHKRLTETYFFLECGEDAKMELDDEILPVHPGMCIMIRPGTRHRALGKMKIVNIVFPKFDPTDEWFDE